One region of Malania oleifera isolate guangnan ecotype guangnan chromosome 6, ASM2987363v1, whole genome shotgun sequence genomic DNA includes:
- the LOC131158063 gene encoding 7-dehydrocholesterol reductase: MAESNMVHSPAVTYFSVLSLLSLCPPFVILLWYTMVHADGSVSQTWDYLKQHGLRGLINIWPKPTAVAWEIIACFAAFEAVLQLYLPGKRVEGPITPAGNKPVYKANGLAAYAVTLITYLALWRFRIFNPAIVYDHLGEIFSALIFGSFIFCVFLYIKGHVAPSSSDSGSSGNIIIDFYWGMELYPRIGKNFDIKVFTNCRFGMMAWAVLTLTYCIKQYEQNGRIADSMLVNTVLTLVYVTKFFWWEAGYWNTMDIAHDRAGFYICWGCLVWIASVYTSPGMYLVSHPVNLGTKLALYILVAGILCIYVNYDCDRQRQEFRRTNGKCLVWGKAPSKIVASYTTTSGGTKSSLLLTSGWWGLSRHFHYIPEILAAFFWTVPALFSHFLPYFYVIFLTILLFDRAKRDDDRCRSKYGKYWKLYCEKVPYRIVPGIY, translated from the exons ATGGCGGAATCAAACATGGTACACTCGCCGGCGGTCACGTATTTCTCCGTTCTCTCGCTCCTCAGTCTCTGCCCTCCCTTTGTCATTCTTCT ATGGTACACAATGGTCCATGCCGATGGGTCTGTTTCCCAAACTTGGGATTACTTGAAACAGCATGGACTACGGGGGCTTATAAACATTTGGCCAAAACCCACTGCTGTAGCATGGGAGATTATTGCCTGTTTTGCAGCATTTGAGGCTGTACTCCAGCTATATCTACCGGGAAAAAGAGTTGAGGGCCCAATTACTCCTGCAGGGAATAAACCTGTCTACAAG GCTAATGGTTTGGCTGCATATGCAGTAACATTGATTACTTATCTTGCCCTTTGGCG GTTTAGAATATTCAACCCTGCAATTGTGTATGACCATTTGGGAGAAATTTTTTCAGCTCTCATTTTTGGAAGCTTCATTTTTTGTGTTTTCTTATACATAAAA GGTCATGTGGCGCCGTCTTCCTCTGATTCTGGTTCATCTGGGAACATCATAATTGATTTCTATTGG GGTATGGAGCTGTATCCTCGGATTGGCAAGAATTTTGATATTAAGGTTTTTACAAATTGTAGATTTGGGATGATGGCTTGGGCAGTTCTTACTTTGACCTATTGCATAAAGCAG TATGAACAGAATGGGAGAATAGCAGATTCCATGCTTGTAAATACTGTGTTGACACTGGTTTATGTTACAAAGTTTTTTTGGTGGGAAGCTGGATACTGGAACACTATGGATATTGCACATGATCGAG CTGGTTTTTATATATGTTGGGGTTGCTTGGTATGGATTGCATCTGTCTACACTTCCCCTGGCATGTACCTTGTCAGCCATCCTGTAAACCTTGGTACTAAg CTTGCCCTTTATATTCTTGTAGCAGGCATATTGTGCATATATGTCAACTATGATTGTGACAGGCAAAGGCAAGAATTTCGCAGAACAAATGGCAAGTGCTTGGTTTGGGGGAAGGCTCCATCAAAG ATTGTTGCCTCGTACACAACCACGTCTGGAGGAACAAAATCCAGCCTTCTTTTAACCTCTGGATG GTGGGGTTTGTCCCGTCATTTCCATTATATACCGGAAATATTAGCTGCCTTTTTCTGGACAGTCCCAGCTCTTTTCAGTCAC TTTCTGCCTTACTTCTATGTGATATTTCTTACCATCCTCCTTTTCGACCGAGCCAAAAGGGATGATGATCGATGTCGATCCAA GTATGGAAAATACTGGAAGTTATACTGCGAAAAGGTTCCATATCGTATTGTTCCTGGAATTTATTGA